In one Bacteroidota bacterium genomic region, the following are encoded:
- a CDS encoding DegV family EDD domain-containing protein — translation MSRYIPNRKELDGKQLYYSFLAGAQRIFDNQDLLNKINVFPVADADTGTNLTSTMRAIIDTTIPTNSLKQTADAIANAALVGARGNSGIIFAQFLYGFSNEIKADQPINVKSFAAILVESIKYAYEAIANPVEGTMITVMREWVEHIDRVKDKFDDFQQLIAESLHSATKSLKETTEKLEVLKKAKVVDSGAKGFVVFLEGMIDFFNHGEVKRILPARNIIKVQSVEAELISHDEINFRYCTEAMLEGIKLDKKLILNKIQEMGDSLVIAGSQAKLRIHIHTDDPANLFEEIHKYGDITYQKVDDMVMQNQVMTNRLAPIAIVTDSTCDLPDEFIQKHQINVVPLTVHIGDSYYLDRVTLKAEKFYKMFHNLKKNPTTAQPTFELFSNKYSFLSSHYDSIIAVQLSNAMSGTFSNSQKAAKSIGLQTKTNITVIDSKLLTAGLGLVVLRLAKAIESGKYNHEQLILLTQDWIQKSEIYVSVKSLKYIARSGRVNPLKGFIGNLLNLKPVISVDKNGKSVLMEKSFTENGSKKNILKHAIKMAANNQIWEYAITHADNLITAEEYAKELTGIFKKEPLFMREASPVLGANTGPGIVAVSILVE, via the coding sequence AATGTCTTCCCGGTGGCTGATGCTGATACAGGAACAAATTTGACCTCCACAATGAGGGCCATCATCGATACAACCATCCCTACAAATAGCCTTAAACAAACAGCTGATGCCATCGCAAATGCAGCTCTCGTTGGAGCAAGAGGTAATTCCGGAATTATCTTCGCTCAATTTTTGTATGGCTTTAGTAATGAAATAAAAGCAGATCAACCGATCAATGTAAAATCATTTGCGGCTATCTTGGTTGAATCAATAAAATATGCATACGAAGCTATTGCAAACCCTGTTGAAGGTACCATGATCACAGTAATGCGTGAATGGGTGGAGCATATTGATAGAGTTAAAGATAAATTTGATGACTTTCAGCAACTAATAGCAGAATCATTGCATTCAGCAACTAAATCATTAAAAGAAACAACTGAAAAATTGGAAGTTCTTAAAAAGGCAAAGGTGGTTGATTCAGGGGCAAAAGGTTTTGTAGTTTTTCTTGAAGGAATGATTGATTTTTTTAATCATGGAGAAGTCAAAAGAATCCTTCCTGCCCGAAATATTATAAAAGTACAATCAGTTGAAGCTGAATTAATTTCTCACGATGAGATTAATTTTCGGTACTGTACAGAAGCAATGTTAGAAGGTATAAAACTTGACAAAAAACTCATTTTAAATAAGATACAGGAAATGGGCGATTCATTGGTTATTGCAGGTTCTCAAGCAAAACTAAGAATACACATTCATACCGATGATCCTGCAAATTTATTCGAAGAAATCCATAAGTATGGCGATATCACTTACCAGAAAGTGGATGATATGGTCATGCAAAATCAGGTAATGACCAATAGATTAGCTCCAATCGCTATTGTCACAGACTCAACCTGTGATTTACCTGACGAATTCATTCAAAAACATCAAATAAACGTTGTTCCACTCACGGTTCATATCGGTGACAGCTATTATTTAGATCGAGTGACTTTAAAAGCAGAAAAGTTTTACAAGATGTTTCATAATCTTAAAAAAAATCCTACTACTGCTCAACCTACTTTCGAGCTGTTCTCAAACAAATATTCTTTTTTAAGCTCACATTATGATTCAATCATTGCGGTTCAACTAAGTAACGCAATGAGCGGTACATTTTCTAATAGCCAAAAGGCTGCAAAATCAATAGGTTTACAAACCAAAACTAATATCACGGTTATTGACTCAAAGCTTCTGACAGCAGGGTTAGGACTTGTTGTATTAAGATTAGCAAAGGCTATAGAATCTGGTAAATATAATCATGAGCAATTGATCTTATTGACACAAGATTGGATTCAAAAATCTGAAATATATGTGAGTGTTAAATCACTTAAATATATCGCGCGCAGCGGTCGTGTTAATCCTTTGAAGGGATTTATCGGAAACTTACTCAATCTAAAACCCGTCATTAGTGTTGATAAGAATGGAAAATCAGTTTTAATGGAAAAATCATTTACTGAAAATGGCAGTAAAAAAAATATTTTAAAGCACGCGATTAAAATGGCTGCAAATAATCAAATATGGGAATATGCCATTACACATGCCGATAATTTAATAACGGCTGAAGAGTATGCAAAAGAGCTGACCGGTATTTTTAAAAAAGAACCTCTTTTTATGCGTGAAGCATCGCCTGTTTTAGGTGCCAATACAGGTCCGGGAATTGTTGCAGTGTCAATACTAGTTGAATAA
- a CDS encoding T9SS type A sorting domain-containing protein, giving the protein SVLTDTTYYRLMQSSSHNYADKATNVVTIYVYPQFAVGSISDDQTVCFNTAPDLLIGTEPTGGHLPYTYQWQQSSDGVNFTDIAGANSLNYQAPAITVKTFFRQIQTSASNCGSFATDHVIMTIQAQPIVDIGVDQAMICSNQGYQLFAIAENYGSVTWTSLGDGSFSDVNILNPVYTPGQNDIASGSVTLVVNAIGISACEMLASDQMILSFYPTIVVNAGKDLTVYENSQIQIDATVTGSGNYSYLWSPAELVSDATILNPVTNPITDSTTLILRVTDIETGCSFYDQVTFRIEPGVTYQIKGVISTIGLKNTLPVTNVFFTGINKTTVTNNQGEYSMMVPSGYSGWAIPSRPGYVFEPDSIAFNYVAEDIIEQNYGGAFYMRAKATPDSIIAGQSVQLSVELVNSTNPITVCSWQDENGEFSTEKSPSVAPTQSTLYTVYIQDAYEKTFDTVRVYVSTTTGIDDQKTNEDKISLYPNPTRNIVHIEIGGVLDAQIISIVNPNGILVRQIKLPKSVYDQKVEINLENLIKGSYYLLITNSKGELIATKKVIKI; this is encoded by the coding sequence CTTCTGTTTTAACGGACACCACCTATTATAGGCTGATGCAATCATCTTCTCACAATTATGCAGATAAAGCTACAAATGTTGTAACAATTTATGTTTATCCACAATTTGCAGTAGGGAGTATTTCAGATGATCAAACCGTTTGTTTCAATACAGCACCTGATTTACTCATCGGTACAGAGCCAACAGGCGGACATCTACCTTATACCTACCAATGGCAACAATCTTCGGATGGCGTTAATTTTACAGATATTGCCGGTGCCAATAGCTTGAATTATCAAGCTCCGGCTATCACAGTGAAAACCTTTTTCAGGCAAATTCAAACGTCTGCAAGCAACTGTGGAAGCTTTGCAACTGATCATGTAATAATGACGATTCAAGCGCAACCAATTGTGGATATTGGCGTTGATCAGGCAATGATTTGTTCAAACCAAGGCTATCAATTATTTGCTATTGCCGAAAACTATGGATCGGTGACATGGACCAGTTTAGGGGATGGAAGCTTTAGCGATGTAAATATTTTAAATCCGGTTTATACGCCCGGACAGAATGATATAGCTAGTGGTTCTGTAACTTTAGTTGTTAATGCAATCGGTATTTCTGCTTGTGAAATGCTCGCTTCCGATCAAATGATCCTTTCGTTTTATCCAACAATAGTGGTGAATGCCGGCAAAGACTTGACAGTTTATGAGAACTCCCAAATACAAATCGATGCAACGGTTACGGGCTCAGGTAATTATTCTTATTTGTGGTCTCCGGCCGAATTGGTTTCTGACGCAACAATCCTAAATCCTGTCACAAACCCGATTACAGATTCAACAACCTTAATTTTACGGGTAACCGATATTGAAACAGGCTGTAGTTTTTATGATCAGGTAACTTTCAGGATTGAGCCTGGGGTAACCTATCAGATAAAAGGAGTCATTTCAACAATTGGTTTAAAAAACACTTTGCCTGTTACCAATGTGTTTTTTACAGGAATCAATAAAACAACCGTAACTAACAATCAAGGGGAATACAGCATGATGGTACCTTCCGGTTATTCCGGTTGGGCAATCCCTTCCCGTCCCGGTTACGTTTTTGAACCCGACAGCATTGCCTTTAATTATGTTGCTGAAGATATTATTGAACAAAATTATGGTGGTGCTTTTTATATGCGGGCGAAAGCTACTCCCGATTCGATCATTGCCGGACAAAGTGTTCAATTATCGGTCGAGCTGGTTAATTCTACAAATCCGATAACAGTTTGCAGCTGGCAGGATGAAAACGGTGAGTTTAGTACTGAAAAAAGCCCCTCGGTAGCACCAACACAAAGCACACTTTACACAGTCTATATTCAAGATGCGTACGAAAAAACATTTGATACTGTCAGGGTTTATGTGTCAACAACTACCGGCATTGATGATCAAAAGACAAACGAAGATAAAATATCGCTTTATCCAAATCCGACAAGAAACATTGTCCACATCGAAATTGGTGGCGTATTGGATGCTCAAATAATTTCTATCGTAAATCCAAATGGAATCCTTGTCAGGCAAATAAAATTGCCAAAATCAGTATATGATCAGAAAGTCGAAATCAACCTTGAAAATCTGATTAAAGGTTCTTATTACCTATTAATCACAAATAGCAAAGGTGAATTGATTGCCACCAAAAAAGTGATAAAAATCTGA